A single region of the Lycium barbarum isolate Lr01 chromosome 2, ASM1917538v2, whole genome shotgun sequence genome encodes:
- the LOC132629273 gene encoding peroxidase N-like has product MKKHCSFVLHSQIVIFLILFVGVNSQLTPDFYSKTCPNLLRVVRKEVQNAIKNEMRMAASLLRLHFHDCFVSGCDASLLLDGNSTTSEKFTPANLNSARGFEVLDNIKTAVENACSGVVSCADIIAIAARDSVLLSGGPFWKVLLGRRDGLAANFSGSSTALPAPFDPLNTIISKFKAVGLNITDVVSLSGSHTIGLARCTSFDSRLRNFNGTSSPDTTLDTTLVSELQNVCPSTSDGNNTAPLDRNSTDLFDNHYFKNLLIGRGLLESDQILFSSNDAIATTKPIVETYSNNSKLFFNDFANSMIKMGNISPLTGSDGEVRKNCRVVN; this is encoded by the exons ATGAAGAAACATTGTAGCTTTGTTTTGCACTCTCAAAttgtgattttcttgatcttGTTTGTAGGTGTGAATTCTCAGCTAACACCTGATTTCTACTCAAAAACATGTCCAAATCTCCTTAGAGTTGTTCGTAAAGAAGTTCAAAATGCTATCAAGAATGAAATGAGAATGGCTGCTTCTTTGCTTCGTCTTCACTTTCATGATTGCTTCGTCAGT GGTTGTGATGCCTCATTGCTGTTGGATGGAAATAGTACCACAAGTGAGAAGTTCACTCCAGCCAACTTGAACTCAGCAAGGGGTTTTGAAGTACTAGACAATATAAAAACTGCTGTTGAGAATGCATGCAGTGGAGTTGTTTCTTGTGCAGATATAATTGCTATAGCTGCAAGGGATTCAGTTCTATTG AGTGGAGGGCCATTTTGGAAGGTGTTGTTAGGGAGAAGGGATGGATTAGCTGCTAATTTTTCTGGATCAAGCACTGCGCTTCCAGCACCTTTTGATCCCCTGAATACAATCATCTCCAAATTTAAGGCAGTTGGATTAAACATAACAGATGTTGTGAGCCTATCAG GTTCTCATACAATTGGATTAGCAAGGTGTACAAGCTTTGACAGCAGATTAAGAAACTTCAATGGGACAAGTTCACCAGACACAACCTTAGACACGACCTTAGTGAGTGAACTCCAAAATGTGTGTCCATCCACAAGTGATGGAAATAACACAGCCCCACTTGATAGAAACTCCACAGACTTATTTGACAATCATTATTTCAAGAATTTGCTCATTGGAAGAGGCCTTCTTGAATCAGACCAAATCTTGTTCTCAAGTAATGATGCCATAGCAACAACAAAACCCATAGTTGAAACTTATAGTAATAACTCTAAGCTTTTCTTTAATGACTTTGCTAATTCCATGATTAAGATGGGAAATATTAGCCCTCTAACTGGATCAGATGGTGAGGTCAGGAAGAACTGTAGGGTTGTTAATTAA